The genomic interval agtCCTAGGCCAAGCGCAATTGATGGTAGCCTTCGGCATAGGCAAAAACAGAcgcgaagagcaaatactgttcgacATTGTTgacatcccgtacaactacaatgccatcttcggccgtgcgaccttgaacaagttcgaagctatctcccaccacaattatctcaagctcaagatgcctggcCCTGCAGGAGTGATCGTGGTCAAGGGGCTTCAACCTTTAGCTACATCAAAGGGCGATTTTGCCGtaatcaacagagcagtgcacaatTTTGAGGCCGAACCGCATGACCGGGCGAAGCACGCGCCGAAGCGCGCCCCTCACGGCAGGGTAATCAAGATGCAGGTCAACGATGCCGATCCCGCAAGGCTTGTATCGCTGGGGGGCGACATGGGCAAAAGAGAAGTTGAGGACATCCTAGAGGTGCTCAAGAAAAACATTGATATCTTCGCCTAGGCCCCGATGAGGTGGGAGGTGTTTCGACAGacctcatcatgcatcacctggcggtcaagccggatgccaagccaaggaaaTAGAAGCTACACAAGATGTCCACTGATCGCcaagaagcagcaaaagccgaaGTCCAAAAGCTGCTCAAGGCTAGGGTGATCCAGGAGATCGACCACCCCGAGTGGCTGGCGAATCCGGTACTGGTGCGGAAATCGAAcagcaaatggcgcatgtgtgtcgatttcacagacctcaacaaggcgtgcccaAAGGACGACTTCCCCTTGCCACGGATCGACTAACTCGTGGATTCGACAGCTGGCTGCGAACTCATGAGCTTTTTGGATGAGTACTTTGgcaccagatccacatgaacccagccgacatccccaagacagccttcatcacACCATTCGGCACCTTTTgccacctcaggatgcctttcggcctgAGGAACGCCGGGGCAACcttcgccaggctggtgtacaaggtcctttacaAGCAGTTGGGGCAAAATGTGGAGGCTTATGTTGACGATATtgtcgtaaaaagccgcaaggctttcgaccatgcgtcTGACTTGCAAGAGACCTTCGACAACTTATGCGCGGTGGGTATGAAACTAAATCctgagaagtgtgtttttggtgttcgcgcgggcaagttgttgggtttccttgttttTGAAAGGGGTATCGAGGCGAACCCTGAGAGAATCAatgccattcagcaaatgaagccccCATCGAGCGTACGcgaagtacaaaagctcgcagGCCGAATTATGGCACTctgtcgattcctctcaaaggcagccgaaagaggcttgcccttcttcaagaccctctgGGACGCAGGAAAGTTTACCTGGACACCCGAATGCCAATCAGCGTTCGACGAGCTGAAGCAATATCTGCAAAGCCCACCCGCTTTGATCAACCTAGcaccaggaagcgaactgctactcCACCTAGCAGCTTCGTCGGTGGCGGTCAGTGCAGCCCTCGTCCAAGAGACAGAGTCAGGCCAGAAACCAGTGTATTTTGTCTCTGAAGCCTTGCAAGGAGCGAAGATaagatacattgaaatggagaAGCTTGCTTACGCCCtggtgatggcttcgcgcaagcttaaaCACTACTTTCAGGCCTACAAAGTCACGGTGCTATCACAGTACCCTTTGGGCGAAGTACTTCGGGGCAAGGAAGTTACTGGccggctcagcaagtgggcggcGGAGTTATCTCCCTTCGACTTGCATTATGTCGCCCGCACTGCCATCAAGTCCCAAGTCCTAGCTGACTTCGTCGCCGAATGGACACCGGCATTCGCCCTTGAGCCCGAGCCTGTCGAACAACCCTGGGTGATGTACTCCGACGGCTCATGGTCGCACAAGGGGGCGGGCGCTGCGGCAGTGCTTACTTCTCCAGGGGGCGTGCCGATTCGGTACGCCGCAAGGCTACAGTTTGACAAAACCAACAACGCGGCGGAATACGAAGCTATTCTGCTGGGCCTAAAAAAGGCGAAAGCATTGGGGGTTCAACGCTTGCTCATCCGAACTGACTCCAAATTGGTGGCAAGTCATGTTGAAAAATCctttgaggcaaaagaagaaggaatgaagagGTATCTGGAGGCTGTTCGATCTTTGGAAAAGTGCTTCGCCGacataacggtcgaacacttacctagaggccagaacgaggaagcagaTGCCCTGGCGAAATCTGCTGCTTGTGGGGGCCCACATTCGCCAGGCATCTTTTTTTGAGGTCCTATACACACCAAGTGTGCCCATAGAGAGCCTGGACatcatggcaatcgaccaggCAGAGCTGGGTGAAGACCCAGAGGACTGGCGAACCCCGTTCGTAAAGTACCTCAAGAACGATTGGCTCCCGGAGgacgaagcagaagcaaagcgcCTACAGCTCAGAGCCGCAGAATACAAGCTGGTCTCGGGCCAGCTATATCGCTCCGGGGTGCTCCAACCCTTGCTTCGCTGCATCTCCTTTGCCGAAGGTGAGGAAATGGCGAAATAAATACACCAGGCGCTCTGTGGTGCACACCAGGCCGCAAGAAAAGTCGCCTCCAAAGTGTTTCGACAGGGTGTATACTGGCCTATCGTGCTGAAAGTCTGTGTCGAGCAAGTCAGGAAGTGCGAAAGCTGTCAGCGCcatggccgaagccaaaccGCGCTCCAATACGAGCTGCAGCCTATCGCACCAATTGGCCTTTCGCCAGATGGGGGCTGGACATCATCGGCTCGTTCCTTGTGGCACGAAACGGGTACAAGTTCGCAATTATAGCCATTGAATACTTCTCCCGATGGATCGAGGCTGAACCACTCGGGGCGATCACTTCGGCAGCGGTATAGAAGTTCGTATGGAAGAACATTGTTTGTCGTTTCGGAGTACCAAAAGAATTCATcactgacaacggcaagcaaTTCGACTCTGACAGATTtagagaaatgtgcgaagggctaAACCTAGAAATCAGGTTCGCTTCGGTCGCGCACccgcagtcaaatggggcggcAGAACGCACGAATGGCAAGATTCTTGAGGCACTCAAAAAAAGGCTTGAGGGGGCGACGAAGGGTAAATGGCCAGACGAAATGCTATCTGTTCTCTGGGCTCTACGAACGACCCCCACAAGGCCAACCATGTTCAGCCCATTCATGCTTCTCTATGGCGACGATGCAACGACCCCaacagagctaggggctaattcaccaagggtgatgttctcTGGAGGCGAAGAGGGGCACGAGGTGTCGCTCGAACTCCTGGAGGGGGTGAGAGTCGAAGCACTAGAACACATGCGCAAATACGCCACAGGCACTTCgacaacttacaacaaaaaagttcgaccgacgGAGCTATTGCCTGGCCATCTCGTCCTAAGGAAAAATGCGAACCCCGTGGCGGTCGGTAAGTTTGAATCGAAGTGGGAAGGGCcgtacctcatcaagcacaGGTCCAGGACAGGCTCCTTTCACCTAGCGACACTGGAAGGTgaagagttcgaccattccAGGAACGCTGCCTCCCTTAAGCATTTCTATGTTTAGaacgggtggcacccaaatcgccaacttgtaaaaatgtacatactgATATGTAAGCCTATTGGCACTatgaaaaaagaggaaaatgaaaaaagataaaaaaaaactagatgtagggctattatccatcCCGGAGGCCCGAAGCAGTATAAAAATCTTTGTGTCTTTTGCCTGTTTTACTTGTGTGaatgataatttgtggaaaaaccccaaggcaaacgcctgatcagcgaaaatgCCAAgcgggcgaaacgaatcggccgaagcaacgctcgccgaacgttgaaaccgcaacagcttgtttcAGGAAACAATTAACCGAACACCGCTACATTCGATCAATACGAAAACACAAGTGCTCCTTTCAGCACAGAATACAACAGATCGAAAACGGAAgccgaaagctgaaaagtcaatagacctatttcgctaatatacgcAAAGGGGCCGACACGTTCCGACCTAACGAAAGCACGAAAAGTGACAATGCAagaaatagcgaaaaggaaataaagcatatatttattaacttcaaaaaaaaaatcgaagagTACAAATCTTACAACATGGTACAAGCGAAGAAAGCAATGGCTTTGCAGTCTAGCTTACAGATAAATTACACCTTCGCCCCCACAACCATCCTCACTCCCTAAGGAATGGTTGGGCGAACTGGGTTCGTCATCACTACCAATATCATACACGACCCTGAGAGGGGAAGGGGGCAAAACACAAACTAGACTGTAACGACGCTGGGAGATCGCCTCCTACCGATCGGTCTTCTAATGTTTTCGCCAAAAGCGAACCATGTCCTCCAAACGTTTTGTATGAACATGGTTGTAGTCTTCCAAGGTCTGCCCAGGGTGCGCTCGCATCCAGCCGGCAACCTTCAAAACCTTGTAGCTGTTGCCGTTTGTTACCATTTCacgataaacaggccgaaacGGACATCGCACCTTCGGCAAACCCTTCAACGCCACGAACTTCTCGTTCTTGCTTCGCCAATTCTCAAAGGGGGGCCGAACGCACAATTTTCGGCGACACACCCTGCTAAAACAGTGCAGAAAGAGCAAAGGGCGAAGTGCAAAGTTAAGGCTCTGCAGGAAACATAAGAATGGGCGAAAAGAGTAAACATAAGATAATGCGAAAATGACGCAAGCATATATGCCAAAGGCATCGACCATAAAAATTGGCTAAATTTGGGTCATCCATTCCAAATATCCAAAAGGCCGTTTTCGGCTACAATAAGAAGGGGAAAGGGCCATCGGCCAAATGTACATTGTTCGCCTTCCGCGGCAAACACAAAAAGAAACGCTACAAAAATCTAAGgagagggcggagggcctcacacctctgggtgatcttgggcatcgcctccaccccctccggccgccgcatCCTCTCCTTCGCCCTGATCTGCCGCATCTGCCTTCGCCAGTTGCTCCAAAAGGCATGCCTTGGCAGCGGATCGGCCGTCCTTCTGCCAGAACAGTTTCCGCCACGCGTGGAGCGCGGGCGAAACGTCCTACGCACTGACCTCCCGATCCCCCTTCGCATTGTTAGGGAACTCGGCGACGTGCTCGTAGCTGAACTGTTGCAGAAGGCCCATGGTGAAGGCGGCCGACACACGCGCACAGCAATTGCCGTACGCAGTGGCGCAGTCCGAGACCGCACCACCGGCCTGCTAGGTCCATTCCGAGAAGTCAAAGGCAGAGGCATCTTCGCTAGGGACTCCTCGCACCCTCGCCCCCATGTCGGAAAGGGCAAGGCAGAGTGTTTGGCACGCCGTCTTCGCGGACTCGGTGGCTTTCGCCATCTCCCGCGAGAACCGCTGCGACTCCTCCACAGCGCTCGCCTCAGCTTTGCTGACCTCTAGgtgaagagcctccatctttgGCTCGGTGAGGTTGTAATAGTCAGTTAGCGCAGCGGAATGTGCTTTCTCATTTTTTAGTTCAGCCTTGAGGCGGTCAATCTCAGCCTTAGCCTCCCTCCCCTTTTCCAGCTCGGCTTGGAGTCGCTTGTTTTCCGCCTTCGCCTCCTTGAGAGTGTTGGCGAGGACCTCCATCTCCAATCTCTTGCGGCCTAGTTTgtcatccttggcccgaagacggttCTTGAATCCGTCAAGACGGGCCCGCATGGTTCGCTCTGTCGAACAATGAGCCGCAAGAATTTGGGTATAAAATGGAGGGGGTGAATAGGACAAATGTCAGTTATGAGATCTagaagaggaaaagagagacaAACGAAAGAGAAATGAACAACATACCCGAACCGCCAGGCTTTTGATGGCAGAACACCCTTCGTCGAACTCATTCAGTTCGGTGAATAAGCTCGGGTTGCCAGCCGGTGAGAAGAGATTGCTTACCCCCTCGACGAAGGGAATAAGCTCTGCCCGGGTTTCGAAATCACCAGGGGCGAAGTGGGGTGCCGCAAGAGAATACTCTGAGGCAGATATTCGACGGCCGCCCCCTTCCCCTTTGGTATAACAAGCGGCGAAGCAACCGGCTGACGCACAGGGCTTCCAAAAACCGTAGCTGCGGCCTTGACAACTTGGTCAGCGGAGGCTGACGCCCCAGCGGCAGCAGTACCACCCGCTCCGCCAGCATCGACTTCGACAACAGGGGCGGTCGAAAGATTTAAACTGCGACCGGCGGGCAAAGTCGGGGTTTCGTCCGAAGACTCGTTGTCGCTGAAAACACGAGCGACATCGACGATCCCTTTCTTCTTGGCAGCCTTCTTAACCGGACCCCCCTCCGCCACCTTGCCCGATGAAATCGCAACTAGCGCcttcgccccttccaaatccttTCGATGAATGGGGGAGATATTCGACTCCACCCCAGTCTTGTCATGCTCGGGACTTGGGGTAGGGGTGTAGCCATGGGTCTCGGTGCGGTTTTCAACCGCCTCGTCCGCAGCCTTTTCGACCGCAACTTccgcctccccttcctcctcgccgtcatgCTCTTCAATGTTATCCTCGTCATCAGCGTCAGAGTCGGAGGAGGCAGGGGCCCTTCGCTTCCTAGGGGCCAACTTCACCTGTCCGCGCGTCCGCTTTCGTGAAGGCCCCGCATCGTCATCGGCCCTGAGGGGGTTCGTCCGGGGAGGCAGTTCGCTGTCataaacccggttcgcccggccggccgcctgCCGTGTGAGCAGCTGGCTAAACTCAACAACTGACACGTTGCCGATCATCTTCCGGGCTTCGGTGTCGGCCTAATCGAGAGTAAGCACTGCGAAAACAAAAGGTGTAACCTTATTAGCTATCGAACCGGGGAAAAATGGTGAATCACAGATGCACATAGGAAAAGCATAGTTTCACCGTCCGTCCCCGCAGGCAGGACCAGCCTCGGCAAGCTGTCGATCTCTTCGTCTTGATCAACCGCAACTTGCCAcgactgggagaggggaaaaatgCGAAGCATGCAGAACTCCTCCACCAAGTGGTGGCAGATAAGGCGGGAGCAAACCTTGCGCAGCAAGGCGAACCGAGCCTCCATGGCGTCGTCAATGGCAACCTTGGGCTTCCTGTTCGGCGCAATCGCCCTACGCCGACACCGGAGGGCCTTCGCCGCTTCAGACCCAGCCTCGAAGGGATGGTGtggtagaaccacctcgccatccaatggcgatcccacttcgacatggcagcattcaccggccagagatcaGAGCGTTCGGGGCGAACATTGAAGTTCACACTCCCGAACACCGTCTTCTTCGTTCCGGCCGAGGTGACCACCGTCTTCGAATTCACGGTGGCGAAGAATATGGACGAAGAGCTCGGCGCTCGGTTCAAACCCGGCGGTCCGGCACGCCCAATCGAAGATGGCGATCCGGACGAGCGCCAACGGGCTCAGCTGTGGGAGCTCCACCTGGAAAAGGCGAAGGATCTCTGGGAAGAACATGTTGCACGGAAATCGAAGCCCCGCCTGAAAGAAGACAGCGAATACCACCGTTCGGTTGTCGACAGGCTTCGGTACCACGGCCTTCCCCGGGGGAAGGCCTGCCCTTCCACCACCGCGCCGGAGTTGACCAACTTCGCCAGCTCATCGTCATCCACGAGCGAAATCCCTAAAAAGGCGGTGGTGTCATCGTCGATCCAGCCGGGATCGGGGCCCGTCGCAGAAGCGGGGTTCGGCTTGCGAGGAGCCATGGCGAATGGTGTGCGCAGTGGCGAAAAGAGAGAACAAGCAAAAGACCTAGGGAATCAAGGGGCGCCGTGAAGAGAAAGAACGGGGAAGGAGAGAGCGCTCGCGGTGAAAATGACGAGAGTGGGGCagtgaaaaaggaaaagggtgGAATATATAGCCAACCAGGCAACGCTTCTCCTTCCCACCCAATCACGAGCCACCACGCGTCAtaagggtaggcgaaacggtaaattcccatcgaTCAGGGTGCACAGTAATAAGCCCATAGAAGGGAAAGCCCATCACTGTTCATTTCGGcccagaaataaataaaaatggccTCACCGTCCACAAGAGTCGAAAGCTACAAAACGATACTAACAGTGAAAACACATGTACACACAGTACACAACTTCTTTGCAAGACTACAGGATAGGTTTCGacaggagcatcggtcgaaagggggcgcctcataccataccacatggtttgcatggtctcggccgaagctcctatctctcccttgcccgtgaggggcttgttggcggtatGACATGAGACCCTTCGACCAGACCTGCCGAAACCACGCAACCAGTGAGGGTTCAAGCCCAAGGCGTCGAGTTCGTCGGGGCGAAgcccccatggcgaagactatgaaGCAAAGACGGCGAAGGGCGAAGAATCACGCTGGTATCTCACAAGGCTGAAGGCATCTTGGGCAAAGACTATGTGGCGAAGAGTGTATGACAAAGGAGGGTGACTTCGCCATAACGAGTCCAGCTTCAAGGAGGCCCAAGTGGCCATCCCAGCCGCTCAAGCCCGGTGGCCATTGGGGCCAACGTTCGCCAGACGGCCCATTAGAGGCCCATGTACCTCAATTACACTGTATGCCCATGTAAATGTCTCTgtcataagggtaaccatgtaaattcccctgtaaaacctaaaccctaataggGAGGCCTGCAACAAGggtataaatagtcccctagggccatgtaaagGGGGATCCCAAGAAAAGTTCTCAATTTAATACACTATTACtgctttccaaccactgttgagtaactacgtctttcgacgtatgcggttatCGTTTCGACAACAATATGATAGGAATACATGTGTAAAATAGAGTATTGAAAAGAACGGATGTTTCAATGTAGTGCAGAAAAACGCGGGAAATGAAAATTTGcaaataaattgagaaaagtgcATGTAATTTGAGAGTCAGGATCATTTAACtatatgattattattattattattattatttatatattatgtgttagctagaaaataggaAAAGTTGGCTCGAAAATGGGAGAGGAGAGTGGGATCCTCGAGGAGAGTTGGAGGGTtgagggagtacgtacgtacgtacgtgtgtgCCCACATACGGTGGGGTTGGGTGTACTGAAATTTTTTGTAGAGATCTAACAGTTAAAATTAGTGGGGTCCACCTATTTAAAAGATTATCAGTTGTTAGATTTTTTCCTTTATcaaattttttaggattttttctaatttattagatcgTTATGTGGCGTCTTAATAACGTTTGTAGAACGCCACGTGACATAGTTTGAGAGCATTGTACGGAGTTCAATGAACTTTTAGTACATAGTAGGCATTTAATGG from Oryza glaberrima chromosome 3, OglaRS2, whole genome shotgun sequence carries:
- the LOC127766277 gene encoding uncharacterized protein LOC127766277 translates to MSTDRQEAAKAEVQKLLKARVIQEIDHPEWLANPVLVRKSNSKWRMMPFGLRNAGATFARLVYKVLYKQLGQNVEAYVDDIVVKSRKAFDHASDLQETFDNLCAVAFDELKQYLQSPPALINLAPGSELLLHLAASSVAVSAALVQETESGQKPVYFVSEALQGAKIRYIEMEKLAYALVMASRKLKHYFQAYKVTVLSQYPLGEVLRGKEVTGRLSKWAAELSPFDLHYVARTAIKSQVLADFVAEWTPAFALEPEPVEQPWVMYSDGSWSHKGAGAAAVLTSPGGVPIRYAARLQFDKTNNAAEYEAILLGLKKAKALGVQRLLIRTDSKLVASHVEKSFEAKEEGMKRYLEAVRSLEKCFADITASFFEVLYTPSVPIESLDIMAIDQAELGEDPEDWRTPFVKYLKNDWLPEDEAEAKRLQLRAAEYKLVSGQLYRSGVLQPLLRCISFAEGEEMAK